A genomic window from Brevibacillus agri includes:
- a CDS encoding type I polyketide synthase: MAKKEEMYAYILKQVGSGQLDKNVAARLIHFLRHDQQKEAENDIAIVGIAARLGQADTDARLEQLLHLGIDSIQDIPANRQENAALFLPMLPIERAKAQFDRAGYLPEIDRFDPGFFHISPREASLMDPNQRLFLQLAWEAIEEAGYGGAKLAGSRTGVFIGYSTDFGEVYKKGIQLLAPEAMGIAIPGNIQSIIASRISYLLDLKGPAVAMDTACSSSLVAIHFACRQLIEGACDLALAGGIKLHLFPLKSHAHVKIGIESSDERTKTFDASSDGTGKGEGMGAVLLKPLKKALEDRDHIHAVIKGSAINQDGNSIGITAPNAKAQEEVICQAWEQAGIDPETISYIEAHGTGTKLGDPIEIEGITRAFSRYTSKKQFCAIGSFKTNIGHLDHAAGIAGLVKVIHAMKSKKLFPSLHFQKPNPAIDFSSSAVYVNDQLRDWSASGGLRTAGISSFGLSGTNCHMVVQEAPPAFCERKQAAPLYLLPLSAKDEQVLSRLVAKYAAYVASHRQVDLDDLCYTASTGRGHYSHRLAIVFTDYDDLLGKLDALQKRGLASDERVYYQVHGSEVGGDTIAARAGGWLKVTEEEKHARTLQAKRELQSMTSALPDRELPSYLRLGELYVAGAEIDWERLYEGLACNRISLPVYPFQKVRCWLNQEDFAAYKQQPLPRAQKPPHPLLTSLPESASDHITYRVGLSAADDWVVNEHRVGSEYVLPGTAYIELLLEVGRQQGGLTVIKDLAFLQPFSLREGESHALHITLKKAGDEKHFRIASMDQTDGSWRKHAEGKLCRPTAQQKRVDVSALMKQLPVAARAADLQASGAYITTGARWNNLQELRSEGAECLVAIELAEPYRAEAADYHYHPAMLDNAANIAIRSIGEHLYLPFYYQSIRVHAPIPAAIYSYVRRREQTEGSETATFDIDIVNAAGEVLVEIEGYTIKQVRTQWTAASYYEKDWVVQEAPSPTQAKAKADEAVVVFTGAGELAERLREQLAAVYGEMIEVAFGTETGQVKNRVDYQRLWPQWQAKKVRKIVHLMSVTDKTIQSAKELEEAEQRGFYSLYYLLDSLFAHPHSDELDIILVGDCANRVTGDEAALRPEHGCLLGLGKVAREEFPHVRIRFLDVDAYTDPSVIVAEFSVADAPYQVAYRHNKRYVERLQQATLAATGDTAAIKADGVYVITGGTGGLGLEVGKQISRLHPAKLHLISRQGLPGREKWPEIEAAGADQRRIEQIAAIREMEKQGASVHVHAADISEESELSQVLEHIRAKSGAIRGVIHCAGVAGEGLLVRKPESRIREVLNAKVKGTWLLDQLTEADDLDFFVLFSSMHTVTGGIGQSDYVAANSYLDLYAAHMRQMGKKALTINWPLWRDVGMGQAHEADNRHSPFESLAPRQGAAIFTELLHADQPQVIVGQLKRRLPKEAIGHSLVRDYALGEGIERAVSQAIGGGSHPAEVSGKETAAIIKEAEHQEITAWDEEIAHILASVLGLDEISIFANFEDLGGNSLLAVRLQKELDAAYPGVFMISDIFSYPTVHDMAAYLERKRATPAKRSMTIEQIMSDLEQGNITADEADLLIRESSEPV; the protein is encoded by the coding sequence ATGGCAAAAAAAGAAGAGATGTACGCCTATATATTGAAGCAGGTCGGCTCCGGGCAGTTGGACAAAAACGTTGCCGCCCGCCTCATTCATTTTTTGCGGCACGATCAGCAAAAGGAGGCGGAAAACGACATTGCCATCGTGGGGATCGCCGCCCGGCTAGGCCAGGCTGACACGGATGCCCGGCTGGAGCAGCTTCTGCATCTCGGCATCGACTCCATCCAGGATATCCCGGCAAACAGACAGGAAAACGCTGCCCTTTTCCTGCCCATGCTTCCCATCGAACGAGCCAAAGCGCAGTTTGACCGAGCCGGATATTTGCCCGAGATCGACCGGTTCGATCCGGGCTTTTTCCACATATCCCCGCGCGAAGCAAGTTTGATGGACCCGAATCAACGCCTGTTTTTGCAATTGGCCTGGGAAGCAATCGAAGAGGCTGGCTATGGAGGAGCGAAGCTTGCTGGCAGCAGAACAGGGGTGTTTATCGGCTACAGCACCGATTTTGGCGAAGTGTACAAAAAAGGCATCCAGCTTCTTGCGCCGGAAGCGATGGGCATTGCGATTCCCGGCAACATCCAGTCCATTATCGCCAGCCGCATTTCTTACCTGCTCGACTTGAAGGGGCCAGCCGTCGCGATGGATACGGCGTGCTCCTCTTCGCTCGTCGCGATTCATTTTGCCTGCCGCCAGCTCATCGAAGGCGCTTGCGACCTCGCTTTGGCCGGAGGAATCAAGCTGCATCTTTTCCCGCTGAAAAGCCATGCGCACGTCAAAATCGGCATTGAGTCCTCGGACGAAAGAACGAAGACGTTCGATGCCAGTTCCGACGGGACCGGAAAAGGCGAGGGGATGGGGGCCGTTTTGCTGAAGCCGTTGAAAAAAGCGCTGGAGGATCGCGACCATATTCATGCGGTGATTAAAGGCAGTGCGATCAACCAGGACGGCAACTCGATTGGCATTACCGCTCCGAACGCGAAAGCGCAGGAGGAAGTCATTTGCCAGGCGTGGGAGCAAGCCGGGATTGATCCCGAGACGATCAGCTATATCGAAGCGCACGGAACCGGAACAAAGCTGGGCGATCCGATTGAAATAGAGGGCATTACGCGAGCTTTTTCGCGCTATACGAGCAAAAAGCAATTTTGCGCCATCGGTTCGTTCAAAACCAACATCGGCCATCTCGATCATGCCGCAGGGATTGCGGGCTTGGTAAAAGTGATCCACGCCATGAAAAGCAAAAAACTGTTTCCTTCGCTGCATTTTCAAAAGCCGAATCCAGCGATTGATTTCAGCTCGTCCGCCGTTTACGTGAACGACCAGTTGCGCGACTGGAGCGCTTCTGGAGGGCTGCGGACGGCGGGGATCAGCTCGTTCGGGTTGAGCGGCACGAATTGTCACATGGTCGTGCAGGAGGCTCCGCCCGCTTTTTGTGAGCGAAAACAAGCAGCTCCCCTTTATTTGCTTCCGCTGTCCGCAAAAGACGAGCAGGTGCTGTCGAGGCTAGTTGCCAAATACGCCGCCTATGTAGCTAGCCATCGGCAAGTTGATCTGGACGATTTGTGCTACACCGCAAGCACCGGGCGCGGCCACTACAGCCATCGGCTGGCGATTGTTTTTACCGATTACGACGATCTGCTCGGCAAGCTGGATGCGCTCCAAAAACGCGGGCTTGCCTCAGATGAGCGTGTGTATTACCAGGTTCACGGAAGCGAGGTGGGCGGCGACACGATAGCAGCCCGGGCTGGCGGCTGGCTGAAAGTGACGGAGGAAGAAAAGCACGCGCGGACGCTACAGGCAAAGCGGGAGCTGCAAAGCATGACCAGCGCCTTGCCGGACAGAGAGCTGCCCTCCTATCTCCGCTTGGGTGAGCTGTACGTCGCAGGCGCCGAAATCGACTGGGAACGGCTGTACGAGGGGCTGGCGTGCAACCGCATCAGCTTGCCTGTCTATCCTTTTCAAAAAGTGCGCTGCTGGCTCAACCAGGAGGACTTCGCGGCCTACAAACAGCAGCCGCTTCCCCGTGCACAAAAGCCGCCGCATCCGCTGCTTACGAGCTTGCCGGAAAGCGCATCCGACCACATAACGTATCGCGTCGGCCTGTCTGCCGCAGACGATTGGGTCGTAAACGAGCATCGCGTGGGCAGTGAATACGTATTGCCCGGCACGGCCTACATCGAACTGCTGCTCGAGGTGGGCAGGCAGCAAGGCGGGCTGACCGTCATCAAGGACCTCGCCTTTTTGCAGCCCTTTTCGTTGCGGGAAGGGGAGAGCCATGCGCTGCACATCACGCTGAAAAAAGCGGGCGACGAAAAACACTTCCGCATCGCGAGCATGGATCAGACAGACGGCTCGTGGCGCAAGCACGCAGAAGGCAAGCTGTGCCGTCCGACAGCGCAGCAAAAACGCGTAGACGTGTCGGCTCTCATGAAGCAACTCCCTGTGGCTGCCCGCGCAGCCGATTTGCAGGCAAGCGGCGCCTATATCACGACCGGAGCGCGCTGGAACAACCTGCAGGAATTGCGCAGCGAAGGCGCGGAATGTCTCGTTGCGATCGAGTTGGCCGAGCCGTATCGCGCAGAAGCTGCTGACTACCACTACCATCCGGCCATGCTGGACAACGCGGCGAACATCGCGATCAGAAGCATTGGCGAGCATCTGTATTTGCCCTTTTACTACCAGTCGATTCGCGTTCACGCGCCAATTCCTGCGGCGATTTACAGCTACGTGAGGCGGCGGGAGCAAACGGAAGGGAGCGAGACGGCGACCTTTGACATCGACATCGTCAATGCTGCTGGCGAGGTGCTTGTGGAAATCGAAGGCTACACGATCAAGCAGGTGCGCACGCAGTGGACGGCAGCAAGCTACTACGAAAAAGACTGGGTCGTGCAGGAAGCGCCGTCCCCCACTCAGGCAAAGGCAAAGGCTGACGAAGCCGTGGTCGTGTTCACCGGGGCAGGCGAGCTGGCCGAGCGGCTTCGCGAGCAGCTTGCCGCTGTCTACGGAGAAATGATCGAGGTCGCCTTCGGAACAGAGACGGGGCAGGTCAAGAATCGCGTCGATTACCAGCGCTTGTGGCCGCAGTGGCAGGCGAAAAAGGTCCGCAAAATCGTGCATCTGATGAGCGTGACAGACAAAACGATTCAATCGGCAAAAGAGCTGGAGGAAGCCGAACAAAGAGGCTTTTACAGCCTGTATTACTTGCTCGACAGCCTGTTTGCCCATCCGCATAGCGACGAGCTGGACATCATCCTCGTCGGGGACTGCGCCAACCGGGTGACAGGCGACGAAGCCGCTCTGCGGCCAGAGCATGGCTGCTTGCTCGGCCTCGGCAAAGTAGCGCGGGAAGAGTTCCCGCATGTGCGCATCCGGTTCCTGGATGTCGACGCCTATACCGACCCGTCTGTAATCGTCGCGGAATTTTCGGTTGCAGATGCGCCGTATCAGGTCGCCTACCGCCATAACAAGCGGTACGTGGAGCGACTGCAACAAGCGACGCTGGCCGCGACAGGTGACACCGCTGCCATCAAAGCGGACGGTGTCTACGTCATTACAGGCGGAACCGGGGGACTCGGCCTGGAAGTCGGCAAGCAGATCAGCCGCCTGCACCCGGCAAAGCTCCACCTCATCAGCCGTCAAGGCTTGCCCGGGCGGGAAAAGTGGCCGGAGATCGAGGCGGCCGGAGCCGATCAGCGACGAATCGAGCAGATTGCGGCGATCCGCGAGATGGAAAAACAAGGCGCGAGCGTACACGTTCACGCCGCAGACATCAGCGAAGAAAGCGAGCTTTCGCAAGTGCTGGAGCACATCCGCGCGAAGTCTGGCGCGATCCGCGGCGTCATTCATTGCGCAGGCGTGGCAGGAGAAGGACTGCTCGTGCGCAAGCCGGAAAGCCGCATCCGCGAAGTGCTGAACGCCAAAGTGAAAGGCACGTGGCTGCTCGACCAGCTTACCGAAGCTGACGACCTCGATTTCTTTGTGCTGTTTTCCAGCATGCACACCGTCACAGGCGGCATCGGGCAGAGCGATTACGTGGCTGCTAACAGCTACCTGGACCTGTACGCCGCGCATATGCGCCAGATGGGCAAAAAGGCGCTGACGATCAACTGGCCGCTGTGGCGTGACGTCGGGATGGGGCAAGCGCACGAAGCCGACAATCGCCACAGCCCATTCGAGAGCCTCGCGCCCAGACAAGGAGCGGCGATCTTCACAGAACTTTTGCACGCGGATCAACCTCAGGTCATCGTCGGCCAGCTCAAGCGCCGCCTCCCGAAAGAAGCGATTGGACACAGTCTGGTGCGCGATTACGCGCTGGGAGAGGGCATCGAGCGGGCTGTCTCGCAGGCGATTGGCGGCGGGAGCCATCCGGCAGAGGTGTCAGGCAAGGAAACGGCCGCGATTATCAAGGAAGCAGAGCATCAGGAGATCACGGCGTGGGACGAGGAAATCGCGCACATCCTGGCAAGTGTGCTGGGGCTGGATGAGATCAGCATTTTTGCCAACTTCGAAGACTTGGGCGGCAATTCGCTGCTCGCGGTCAGACTGCAAAAGGAGCTGGACGCAGCCTATCCCGGCGTGTTTATGATCTCCGATATTTTCTCCTATCCGACGGTTCACGATATGGCGGCTTATTTGGAGCGAAAACGCGCCACCCCGGCAAAGCGGAGCATGACGATCGAACAAATCATGAGCGATTTGGAGCAAGGAAACATTACGGCGGACGAAGCCGATCTGCTCATCAGAGAGAGCAGCGAGCCAGTCTAG
- a CDS encoding Gfo/Idh/MocA family protein, whose protein sequence is MAKQRQMSIGIVGAGWIAEHAHLPCFLSLDNVSVRAIYDTDEARATRLAKQAGATACSRLSEIGQVPLDAVILCTPNHTHYEIARHFLEKGIHVLCEKPMTTTAKEAASLRRLAEETGTVLMMGFVNRYRDDIRELRFRIAAGQIGEVQMCEVTWRRKRGIPRPGSWFTQKQLSGGGVLIDLGSHMLDQLLFLTGASEPVACLGSFHSRPFFAREGYSNWLGGFESEQVEVEDTAVGMIQFAGGMLGKVHVSWQDDVAGDFVQIHLKGERGSLTLNTLFGFSDQGLYKQPHLLLTYAGQEAQYFPLPPKPDPLVAFKRQADQFVACIREKSQPVPSAQDGEQVVRLIELLYQSARKGLMVT, encoded by the coding sequence TTGGCTAAACAACGTCAAATGTCCATAGGGATTGTCGGAGCCGGGTGGATCGCCGAACACGCGCATCTCCCGTGCTTTTTGTCGCTGGATAACGTGTCCGTGCGCGCGATATACGATACAGACGAGGCACGGGCGACGCGCCTGGCCAAACAGGCGGGAGCGACGGCGTGCTCCCGTCTGAGCGAGATCGGACAGGTCCCGCTGGATGCTGTCATTTTATGTACGCCCAATCACACCCACTACGAAATAGCCAGGCACTTTTTGGAAAAAGGAATCCACGTGCTGTGCGAAAAGCCGATGACGACCACAGCAAAGGAAGCCGCGTCTTTGCGCCGCCTGGCGGAAGAAACCGGGACCGTTTTGATGATGGGCTTTGTCAACCGGTACCGGGACGATATCCGGGAGCTTCGCTTCAGAATCGCAGCCGGGCAGATTGGCGAAGTGCAAATGTGCGAAGTCACCTGGCGCCGCAAAAGAGGGATTCCCCGACCGGGAAGCTGGTTTACGCAAAAGCAGCTTTCGGGAGGCGGCGTCCTCATTGACTTGGGCAGCCATATGCTCGACCAGTTGCTTTTCCTGACAGGAGCGTCGGAGCCGGTCGCTTGCCTGGGCAGCTTCCATTCCCGTCCGTTTTTCGCCCGGGAGGGATACAGCAATTGGCTGGGCGGCTTTGAATCGGAACAGGTAGAAGTGGAGGACACGGCAGTAGGGATGATTCAGTTTGCAGGCGGCATGCTCGGCAAGGTGCATGTAAGCTGGCAGGACGACGTAGCCGGAGATTTTGTGCAGATTCATCTGAAAGGCGAGCGGGGCAGCTTGACGCTGAATACGCTGTTCGGCTTTAGCGATCAAGGGTTGTACAAGCAGCCCCATTTGCTTTTGACTTACGCGGGTCAAGAGGCCCAGTATTTTCCTTTGCCGCCGAAGCCAGATCCGCTCGTTGCGTTCAAGCGCCAGGCGGACCAGTTCGTCGCGTGTATCCGCGAGAAAAGCCAGCCCGTTCCGTCGGCGCAGGATGGCGAACAAGTAGTTCGACTGATCGAGCTGCTTTATCAATCAGCGCGCAAAGGACTGATGGTCACATGA
- a CDS encoding ROK family protein produces MSEGLVAVDLGGSTARMALFALDGATMLETARLELGQETGPLQAISQVASVIAGWEQGAQTKIRGVVTGLAAVHDAAGTIVTWPNRPAWNGFAFRDTFAAMVGKPVVLFDDANLAALGEYAFGLDYPVPHLLYTVVGTGIGSAFVWQGHVYAGARGASGELGHMMVDPRGEKCPCGGFGCLQMYASGRAMERIAQASGLPAARASDVFRLASAGNATAQAIVDDAIRMLAIGIANAVRLFDPDMVVVGGGMASRFPERYRLLETLVQEFLGTLPQRNVSVTLSNLGDDAALWGGIAYGLQWFAKNKETEGVRK; encoded by the coding sequence ATGAGCGAGGGACTCGTCGCTGTCGATCTTGGCGGTTCTACCGCTAGAATGGCGCTCTTTGCTCTCGATGGCGCCACGATGCTGGAAACGGCCCGGCTCGAATTGGGGCAGGAAACGGGACCGCTGCAAGCGATTTCGCAAGTCGCCAGCGTCATCGCAGGCTGGGAACAAGGGGCGCAGACGAAAATCCGCGGCGTTGTGACCGGGCTTGCTGCCGTGCACGATGCCGCAGGAACGATTGTCACCTGGCCCAATCGTCCAGCATGGAATGGCTTCGCCTTCCGCGATACTTTTGCCGCGATGGTCGGCAAGCCTGTCGTGCTGTTTGACGATGCCAATCTCGCAGCGCTGGGAGAGTATGCGTTCGGGCTTGATTACCCGGTGCCGCATCTCTTGTACACAGTAGTCGGCACAGGCATTGGCAGCGCCTTCGTCTGGCAGGGCCATGTGTACGCAGGAGCGAGGGGAGCGAGCGGAGAGCTCGGCCATATGATGGTTGACCCGCGGGGAGAAAAATGTCCGTGCGGCGGCTTCGGCTGCTTGCAAATGTACGCGTCTGGCCGGGCGATGGAACGAATCGCGCAAGCCAGCGGGCTGCCCGCTGCAAGGGCGAGTGACGTGTTTCGTTTGGCCTCTGCCGGAAACGCAACAGCACAGGCGATTGTGGACGATGCCATACGGATGCTGGCGATCGGAATTGCCAATGCGGTCCGTCTGTTCGACCCCGACATGGTGGTCGTGGGCGGCGGGATGGCAAGCCGATTTCCGGAACGCTATCGCTTGCTGGAAACGCTCGTTCAGGAGTTTCTCGGGACTTTGCCGCAGCGAAATGTCAGCGTCACGCTTTCCAATCTGGGAGACGATGCGGCGCTTTGGGGCGGGATCGCTTACGGTTTGCAATGGTTTGCCAAAAACAAAGAAACGGAAGGTGTTCGCAAATGA
- a CDS encoding DegT/DnrJ/EryC1/StrS family aminotransferase has protein sequence MSNLTGRFPSWPMADENQEKELLEALRSNQWWRMSGTKVKAFERVFAKMHHAKHALAVTNGTHAIELALLSLGVKPGDEVIVPAFTFISTALPVISLGAIPVPVDVDPGTFCLDPLKVREAVTARTVGMIPVHMAGHLCDMDRLQQIADEFHLFIIEDACHAHGGEWKGKRAGSMGDAGVFSFQQFKLMTAGEGGALVTNSQDLYDQAFLYHNVGRPVGDKKYQHLVEGSNYRISEFQAAVLLPQTSRLAELNERRERNAQILDAEMQAIAGIVPQTREAACTLHTHYMYMFYYNPVPFGGITRERFVEMLNEQGIPAYIAYTQIHDTPIFKQFVASLGEGYAFPNELHCPVSRKIAEEVIWIHHRALLGDAESTKGIARTVRELQASAEAKLV, from the coding sequence ATGAGTAACCTGACAGGAAGATTCCCAAGCTGGCCGATGGCAGATGAGAACCAGGAAAAAGAACTGCTGGAGGCGCTGCGCAGCAATCAATGGTGGCGCATGTCCGGCACGAAAGTCAAAGCGTTTGAACGAGTGTTTGCAAAGATGCACCACGCCAAGCATGCGCTGGCCGTGACGAACGGAACGCACGCAATCGAGCTGGCTTTGCTGAGCCTGGGCGTGAAGCCGGGCGACGAAGTGATCGTTCCGGCTTTTACCTTTATTTCGACAGCGCTGCCCGTCATTAGCCTGGGGGCGATCCCTGTCCCTGTCGACGTCGATCCCGGCACGTTTTGCCTCGATCCGCTCAAAGTGCGGGAAGCGGTGACGGCGCGCACGGTCGGCATGATCCCCGTACATATGGCGGGACACCTGTGCGATATGGATCGGCTCCAGCAAATTGCCGACGAGTTCCACCTGTTTATCATCGAAGACGCGTGCCACGCGCACGGCGGAGAATGGAAAGGAAAACGCGCAGGGAGCATGGGAGACGCCGGGGTGTTCAGCTTCCAGCAGTTTAAATTGATGACGGCAGGAGAAGGCGGCGCGCTCGTCACCAATTCCCAGGACTTGTACGACCAGGCTTTTCTGTACCACAACGTAGGGCGGCCTGTCGGCGACAAAAAATATCAGCACCTGGTCGAAGGCTCCAATTACCGGATTTCGGAATTTCAGGCCGCTGTCCTGCTGCCGCAGACGTCCCGCCTCGCGGAGCTGAACGAGCGACGCGAGCGCAATGCGCAAATTCTCGATGCCGAAATGCAGGCGATTGCAGGGATCGTTCCGCAAACCCGCGAAGCGGCGTGCACGCTCCATACGCACTACATGTACATGTTTTACTACAACCCGGTCCCGTTTGGCGGAATCACGCGCGAGCGGTTCGTGGAAATGCTGAACGAACAAGGCATTCCCGCCTATATTGCCTACACGCAGATTCACGATACGCCGATCTTCAAGCAGTTCGTCGCCAGCCTGGGTGAAGGCTACGCTTTCCCGAACGAGCTACATTGCCCCGTCTCCCGAAAAATTGCCGAAGAAGTCATCTGGATCCACCATCGGGCGCTGCTCGGCGATGCCGAATCGACAAAAGGGATCGCCCGCACCGTCAGGGAGCTGCAAGCAAGCGCAGAAGCGAAGCTGGTATAG